A stretch of DNA from Sphingomonas ginkgonis:
AGAGGGCGGCGACATAGGCGTCCTCGGCACTGACTCCGATCGCCTTCAGCATGCGGGTCATCAGCGCGAAGCTGTCGCCGGTCACCGGCCGACTCTCGTCGCCGTCGTCGGGGGCGTCGGCGACGATCATGATCTCCGCCTGCGCGGGCCCGTGCGGAAGCGCACGCCGTGCTCCCGGGCTGGCGAGCGGCAGGTCCTCGGTTGCGCCGATCCAGGCGTGGAATGCCTCGAGTGTTGGCGGGAGCGGGTCGGTCGCGGCGGGCGGGGGCGGGCTGGCTAGGGCCGGCCGCGCCGGAGTGGGTTGCTCGACGTTGGTCGCCGGCACGCGCGCCGGCGCCTTCAACCACTGCCGCGGCGCCTCGTCGACCA
This window harbors:
- a CDS encoding uracil-DNA glycosylase translates to MGGEGLTLSRDEAASLLGWWLEAGVDCLVDEAPRQWLKAPARVPATNVEQPTPARPALASPPPPAATDPLPPTLEAFHAWIGATEDLPLASPGARRALPHGPAQAEIMIVADAPDDGDESRPVTGDSFALMTRMLKAIGVSAEDAYVAALSCYPLVGRKLDTGAAARCRDLILHQVELVGPKRLILFGDGPARALTGAPVAQARGKIHRIKGVQAVVTFHPRWLLKRPADKARAWADLLLLMGEPT